One genomic window of Halolamina sediminis includes the following:
- a CDS encoding Nif3-like dinuclear metal center hexameric protein gives MDRADFFDRLDEELRTDAYADVDASPNGLQIGSREGELETVAFAVDAAAATIDAALDAGADALVTHHGIVWGGLDRLTGREYERIEPLITNDLPLYVSHLPLDGHPTIGNAAGVADLLDLVAREPFGEVGPETVGLLGERDEPIEVGALSELLADELDTGDEGVQTLSFGPEAVERVAVLTGSGTDWLDEAVDAGADTLITGEGKGKVYHEAREAGINVLLAGHYATETFGVRSLAALAEEWGLETVFVDHPTGL, from the coding sequence ATGGACCGCGCAGACTTCTTCGACAGGCTCGACGAGGAGCTCCGCACCGACGCGTACGCCGACGTGGACGCCAGCCCCAACGGGCTGCAGATCGGGAGTCGAGAGGGGGAACTGGAGACCGTCGCGTTCGCCGTCGACGCCGCCGCAGCGACGATCGACGCCGCGCTCGACGCCGGCGCGGACGCGCTGGTCACCCACCACGGGATCGTCTGGGGCGGGCTGGACCGCCTGACCGGCCGCGAGTACGAGCGGATCGAGCCGCTGATCACCAACGATCTCCCGCTGTACGTCTCCCACCTGCCGCTCGACGGCCACCCGACGATCGGTAACGCCGCGGGCGTCGCCGACCTGCTCGACCTCGTGGCGCGGGAGCCGTTCGGCGAAGTCGGCCCCGAGACCGTCGGCCTGCTCGGCGAGCGTGACGAGCCGATCGAGGTCGGCGCGCTCTCCGAGCTACTGGCCGACGAACTCGACACGGGCGACGAGGGCGTCCAGACGCTCTCGTTCGGCCCCGAGGCGGTCGAACGGGTGGCAGTGCTCACCGGCAGCGGCACCGACTGGCTGGACGAGGCTGTCGACGCCGGCGCCGACACGCTGATCACCGGCGAAGGGAAGGGGAAGGTGTACCACGAGGCCCGGGAGGCGGGGATCAACGTCCTGCTGGCGGGCCACTACGCGACCGAGACGTTCGGCGTGCGGTCGCTGGCGGCGCTTGCCGAGGAGTGGGGGCTGGAGACGGTGTTCGTCGACCACCCCACCGGGCTCTAG